From a single Thermothielavioides terrestris NRRL 8126 chromosome 3, complete sequence genomic region:
- a CDS encoding histone H1-like protein: MPPKKTETKSEGAAAAKPKSASHPSYQDMITDAIIALKDRNGSSRQSLKKYVRANHAINVSDAMFDSLFNKALKAGVEKGVFEQPKGPSGGTKLARKAAKPAAPKKAAAPKKESAAKKEGKEKKPAAKKAAPKKEPAAKEAKEKKPAAPKKEKKAAAPKKAQAAPAVVDKPTVLTKTKSGRVAKTAAKPAAPKKAAPKKAAAPKKEKTPKKTEKAEAASA; the protein is encoded by the exons ATGCCTCCCAAGAAGACCGAAACGAAgagcgagggcgccgccgccgcgaagcCCAAGTCGGCCTCTCACCCCTCGTACCAG GATATGATCACCGACGCCATCATCGCT CTCAAGGACCGCAACGGCTCTAG CCGCCAGTCGCTCAAGAAATATGTCCGCGCCAACCATGCCATCAACGTTAGTGATGCGATGTTCGACTCTCTCTTCAACAAGGCCCTGAAGGCCGGCGTTGAGAAGGGTGTCTTCGAGCAGCCCAAGG GTCCTTCGGGTGGCACCAAGCTCGCAAGGAAGGCCGCCAAGCCTGCAGCCCCCAAGAAGGCTGCGGCGCCCAAGAAGGAGTCGGCTGCGAAGAAGGAGGgtaaggagaagaagccagCCGCTAAGAAGGCCGCTCCCAAGAAGGAGCCCGCCGCGAAGGAGgccaaggagaagaagcccgccgctcccaagaaggagaagaaggctgCAGCCCCGAAGAAG GCTcaggcggcgcccgccgtTGTAGATAAGCCTACTGTTCTGACCAAGACCAAGTCCGGCCGCGTGGCTAAGACAGCCGCCAAGCCTGCCGCGCCCAAGAAGGCGGCTCCCAAGAAGGCTGCGGCGccgaagaaggagaagacaCCGAAGAAGACAGAGAAGGCGGAAGCGGCATCGGCATGA